In the Quercus lobata isolate SW786 chromosome 5, ValleyOak3.0 Primary Assembly, whole genome shotgun sequence genome, one interval contains:
- the LOC115991070 gene encoding uncharacterized protein LOC115991070, with the protein MPGVDHRLCVRHLYNNFKKKHPGLILRDIFWRIATATYYKQWDRAMKELRSVSTQAFEWVSGYSPSQWCKHAFSVYPKCDSLTNNMCESFNSVILDSREKPVIHLVEDLRLYLMRKFQSCKDQMMKSEDELCKVTRKKLEKNINASGNWMSTWAGDEKFEVHCSAMQFIVDLADKSCTCRRWDLTGVPCCHAISCIFYKKEPVEPYVNECLKMQTYAACYEPMVMPMNETDMWEDTGFEPVGPPRKQRPLGRPKKRRKRDADEQRPQSSKLRRNLVMKCQYCKKVGHNKRTCKGKVGGNQRQPTSQQQSNFTQPTTGEGTSASASANVGAGAGAGASASASAGASASTGAYENQPLQPIIPPWSIASAQAHSEGGANTQSAANAIATAVTSAIARTFTNVENGPFVPLPQGKKPKRPRRKAIDTPRGKIKPWVSNVPLPKIWGPPPSRKGNTSLTKETLMAASQIARYRETFNILGSQELVHFGTS; encoded by the exons ATGCCTGGGGTGGACCATAGACTATGTGTTAGGCATTTGTACAACAACTTTAAGAAGAAACATCCTGGCTTGATCTTGAGGGATATTTTTTGGAGGATAGCTACTGCAACTTATTATAAGCAATGGGATAGGGCAATGAAAGAGTTGAGATCAGTTAGCACACAAGCATTTGAATGGGTTAGTGGTTATTCACCTTCACAGTGGTGCAAACATGCATTTAGTGTGTACCCTAAGTGTGACTCATTGACTAATAACATGTGTGAATCATTCAACTCGGTTATTTTAGATTCTAGAGAGAAGCCAGTCATTCATTTGGTAGAAGATTTAAGGTTGTATCTAATGAGAAAATTCCAATCATGTAAGGATCAGATGATGAAATCTGAAGATGAGTTATGTAAAGTAACTAGAAAGAAGTTAGAGAAGAACATAAATGCTAGTGGTAATTGGATGTCAACATGGGCTGGCGATGAGAAGTTTGAGGTGCATTGTAGTGCAATGCAATTTATTGTTGACTTGGCAGATAAATCTTGCACTTGTAGGAGGTGGGACTTGACTGGAGTGCCTTGTTGTCATGCAATCAGTtgcattttttacaaaaaagagCCTGTGGAGCCCTATGTCAACGAGTGCCTCAAGATGCAAACTTATGCAGCATGTTATGAGCCAATGGTCATGCCTATGAATGAAACAGATATGTGGGAAGATACTGGGTTTGAGCCTGTGGGACCTCCACGTAAGCAGAGACCTCTAGGTAGGCCTAAGAAGCGTAGAAAGAGAGATGCTGATGAGCAGAGGCCACAATCTTCAAAATTGAGAAGGAATCTAGTTATGAAGTGTCAATATTGTAAAAAGGTTGGTCATAACAAGAGGACATGCAAAGGAAAAGTTGGTGGCAATCAAAGGCAGCCTACAAGTCAACAACAGAGTAATTTCACACAGCCTACTACG GGAGAGGGTACAAGTGCAAGTGCAAGTGCAAATGTTGGTGCTGGTGCTGGTGCTGGTGCAAGTGCAAGTGCAAGTGCTGGTGCAAGTGCAAGTACTGGTGCATATGAAAATCAACCTTTACAGCCAATAATACCACCATGGTCAATTGCAAGTGCACAAGCACATTCTGAAGGTGGTGCAAATACACAATCAGCTGCAAATGCAATAGCCACAGCAGTGACCTCCGCAATAGCTAGGACATTTACCAATGTTGAAAATGGTCCATTTGTTCCACTACCACAAGGTAAAAAGCCGAAGAGGCCTAGGAGAAAAGCAATTGATACGCCAAGGGGGAAAATAAAGCCTTGGGTCAGCAATGTACCACTTCCAAAAATATGGGGTCCACCTCCTTCACGGAAAGGAAACACTTCTCTAACCAAAGAAACACTGATGGCTGCTAGTCAAATTGCAAGGTATAGGGAGACATTCAACATACTTGGCAGTCAGGAATTAGTTCAT TTTGGTACTTCTTAA